Genomic DNA from bacterium:
GGCCGGCGCCCCGGTCCTGGCCAATGCAGCAGCTTCCCTGGAGTGCAGGCTCGTCGACACGTTGGAGAAGGGTGATCATTCGATCTTCCTCGGGGAGGTCATCGGGGCCGGGCTCAACGCCGAGATCGATGGTAGGCCGGATGACGCGATCCTTGCGCTCGGCGATCTGGGCGAGAGCACGTTCTACGGCGGGTAGAGGAGCGAGATGGAGATTCGGGAAGAAAGCCTGGCCCATCTCGAAGCTCATGCCCACATCGAGATCGAGTTCGACGTCACCCGCGTCCTCGATGTCGGGGTTCGGGATCGGGGTCTCGGAGGCTTCGAGTTGACCGAGCGCGCCGTCCTGCCGGTCTACCAGAAGAACTACGACGCGACTTCAGGGAGCCATCCGACCGAGTGGAGTCGCCAGTTCGATCTGGCCAATTGGGGGCTGCTCTCGGCTTGGGAGGCCGAGAAGCGGATCGGTGGGGCGGTGATCGCCTTCGATACGAAGGGCCTGCACATGCTGGAGGGTCGCACGGATCTCGCGGTTCTCTGGGATCTTCGGGTGGCAAGGGGTAGCCGTCGCAAAGGGGTGGGGGCATCGCTCTTTGCAGCGGCGTGTGAATGGGCCAGGGGGCGCGGCTGCTGCCAACTCAAGGTCGAGACCCAGAACGACAACGTGCCCGCGTGCAGCTTCTACGCCCGCCAGGGCTGTGTTCTCCATGGTATCCACCGCTTCGCCTATCCGGACCTTCCAGAGGAGGTCCAGCTGCTCTGGTACAAGAGCCTCGTCGATCCCCCGGAACTTCCGACGGGCCACGAGTAGGTCGCTCGGGTGGGCGACGTGAGCGCACTCGGACTCGACAAACGCGTAGTCCAGCTGGTTCCCCATCGCCAGGAATGGGCCACGGAGTTCTCGGATGAAGAAACGAGGCTGCGTGGTGCCCTCTCGTCGTTGGCTTGTGAGATCGAGCATGTGGGCAGCACTTCGGTTCTCGGGCTACCCGCGAAACCAATCCTCGATATCGCGATCGGTGTCGCTTCAGTCAGCGATGTAACGAACGCCCTCAAGGCGCTCGGCCAGCTCGGCTACGAATACATGGTCGACGCAGGAGCGGAGGGTGGCCACGTGCTGATGCGTGAATCCGATCTTCACGTTCGCACTCATCACCTCCATCTCGTGACGCTGGAAGATCCTCAGTGGGAGACCTACCTCTTGTTCCGGGATTTCCTGCGTGGCGATGATGCCGCGCGAGATGCCTACGCCGCCGAAAAATCCACGCTCGCAGCCTTGTATCCGACGGATCGGGAAGGCTACACCGCCGCCAAAGACGAGATCGTGCAGCGGATCATTCTGGAAGCGCGTCGCAGCGGCCAGGCGGCGGACTAACGCCAGGCGAAGAGCGGTTGCTCGAAATGGGCGACGCGGGTCCCTCGTCCCCACATGGCGACCTCTCGGAGCTGGTAGAGGATGGCCGCCGTCGGTGCGTGGATGTGGGTTCCGAGTAGCGGGATCGAGATGACGGGGCGCTCGCTTTCCGGGATGCGTCGAAGGCGGGGTACGTCCGGGGCGTCGAGGAGTTCGAGGGCAACGCGGTAGATCTCGGCGACCTCGGTCGGGTCGGGAACGAGTTCCCTGGCTCCACCGGCCCAGGTGACGACCGGGGTGATGACGAAGCCGCTTCGGGTCGGGTAGTCGTCCAGCAGGCCGAGAATGGAGCTGGGCTCGAGATCCAGGCCTACCTCTTCGTGAAGCTCGCGGAGGGCAGCGGCTTCCGGCGTCTCCCCC
This window encodes:
- a CDS encoding GNAT family N-acetyltransferase yields the protein MEIREESLAHLEAHAHIEIEFDVTRVLDVGVRDRGLGGFELTERAVLPVYQKNYDATSGSHPTEWSRQFDLANWGLLSAWEAEKRIGGAVIAFDTKGLHMLEGRTDLAVLWDLRVARGSRRKGVGASLFAAACEWARGRGCCQLKVETQNDNVPACSFYARQGCVLHGIHRFAYPDLPEEVQLLWYKSLVDPPELPTGHE
- a CDS encoding GrpB family protein, whose amino-acid sequence is MSALGLDKRVVQLVPHRQEWATEFSDEETRLRGALSSLACEIEHVGSTSVLGLPAKPILDIAIGVASVSDVTNALKALGQLGYEYMVDAGAEGGHVLMRESDLHVRTHHLHLVTLEDPQWETYLLFRDFLRGDDAARDAYAAEKSTLAALYPTDREGYTAAKDEIVQRIILEARRSGQAAD
- a CDS encoding CoA pyrophosphatase; this translates as MVQKGDRALPAPIQQRDLGTPIGQNDAATLGLGKKRGCDLHGADTLAVPFSGRRVRYPAPVTSLDPDLRERIRGHMDGFDRTAETLGERRHAAVALALLPDDEGRACFILTRRAARLRNHPGQWALPGGRLDPGETPEAAALRELHEEVGLDLEPSSILGLLDDYPTRSGFVITPVVTWAGGARELVPDPTEVAEIYRVALELLDAPDVPRLRRIPESERPVISIPLLGTHIHAPTAAILYQLREVAMWGRGTRVAHFEQPLFAWR